Proteins from a genomic interval of Methanoplanus endosymbiosus:
- a CDS encoding cofactor-independent phosphoglycerate mutase yields MKYILILGDGMADEPLEELGGKTPLESAKTPNMDRIAETGRCGMLKTVPEGYEPGSDIANLSVLGYNPGECYTGRGPLEAISMGVELGEDDIAYRCNLVTLRDGIMEDFSAGHISGEEGKELIESLNKKIRRAKGYPGVSYRNLLVVPGGEGCSTTPPHDIVDREIAPYLPEGRDSEVLLNCMEESREIFKEHPVNTRRLSAGKRAATSIWPWSGGKKPAMENFEDKFGFKGAMISAVDLLKGIALCAGMDTIEVPGATGYLDTDYMAKAEYAVSALKKYDFIYLHIEAPDEAGHLGSTEEKIKAIESVDEVTGYILDNTEDAIIAVLPDHPTPIRLKTHTSDPVPFAVLGRGHDNAECYSEKEIADKGGFGLRNSEDLMKIIFGKI; encoded by the coding sequence ATGAAATATATTCTGATACTCGGGGACGGAATGGCAGATGAACCCCTTGAAGAACTTGGAGGAAAGACCCCTCTTGAATCTGCAAAAACCCCGAATATGGACCGAATTGCAGAGACAGGCAGATGCGGCATGCTCAAAACCGTACCTGAGGGCTATGAACCCGGAAGTGACATAGCAAACCTCTCCGTTCTCGGATATAATCCCGGTGAGTGCTATACCGGGAGAGGCCCCCTTGAGGCGATAAGCATGGGAGTAGAACTTGGAGAGGATGACATCGCCTACAGGTGCAATCTGGTAACCCTCAGAGACGGGATTATGGAGGACTTCTCAGCCGGACATATATCCGGAGAAGAAGGAAAAGAACTTATCGAATCCTTAAACAAAAAAATCCGGAGAGCAAAGGGATATCCGGGAGTGAGCTACAGAAACCTGCTTGTGGTTCCGGGCGGAGAAGGGTGCAGCACAACCCCCCCGCATGATATAGTGGACCGGGAGATCGCGCCGTACCTTCCGGAAGGCAGGGACAGTGAAGTACTTCTGAATTGTATGGAGGAGAGCCGGGAGATCTTTAAGGAACACCCGGTAAATACCAGGCGGCTTAGTGCCGGAAAGAGGGCTGCAACCTCCATATGGCCGTGGAGCGGCGGGAAAAAACCTGCAATGGAGAACTTTGAGGATAAGTTCGGATTTAAAGGTGCAATGATCTCAGCAGTTGATCTCCTGAAGGGTATAGCCCTCTGCGCAGGCATGGATACTATTGAAGTTCCGGGCGCGACAGGATATCTCGATACTGACTATATGGCAAAGGCAGAATATGCAGTCTCCGCGCTCAAAAAATATGATTTCATATACCTTCATATCGAGGCACCCGATGAGGCCGGACATCTTGGCAGCACTGAAGAGAAGATAAAAGCAATTGAGAGTGTTGATGAAGTCACAGGATATATCCTTGATAATACAGAGGATGCTATTATTGCAGTGCTTCCTGACCATCCGACACCGATCAGGTTAAAGACGCACACCTCAGATCCCGTACCATTCGCAGTCCTCGGCAGGGGGCATGACAATGCGGAATGCTACAGTGAAAAGGAAATTGCAGATAAAGGCGGATTCGGCCTGAGGAATTCTGAAGACCTGATGAAGATAATTTTCGGGAAGATCTGA
- a CDS encoding ORC1-type DNA replication protein, translated as MTKDLLMWDETIFRDPEVFETDFIPEQFNFRENQIKELAFKIKPGMSGSRPLNTICRGLPGTGKTTTIKKLFSEIESHTQRLVPVHINCQIDNTKFAIFAQIYHKLSGKSIPASGTSFKTVFEMLCKIILDRNIVLLVCLDDANYLLYEKEINKILYTLLRAHEAVKGVRIGIITVISDMDINLMEEVDMRVSSVFRPDEIYFPPYTSDEMKEILLQRVYQGFYPNVIKSAVIDIVVEQTMKAGDLRVGIDLLKRAGINAEMDARKTIEIDDICRAYEVSKNIHLKNTLKTLKIDEMDLLKMISDLAGENNEITSSDLFITVKEKLKMGYTRFTETVKKLDSLRIININYKGIRGRSRIITLRYEPDQIKENLRK; from the coding sequence ATGACAAAAGATCTTCTGATGTGGGATGAGACAATATTCAGGGACCCGGAAGTATTTGAGACAGATTTTATTCCGGAACAGTTCAATTTCAGAGAGAACCAGATCAAAGAACTGGCTTTTAAGATCAAACCCGGAATGTCAGGCTCAAGGCCGTTAAATACAATATGCAGAGGTCTGCCCGGAACAGGCAAAACAACGACAATAAAAAAGCTTTTTAGCGAGATCGAATCACACACACAGAGGCTTGTTCCGGTGCATATCAACTGCCAGATTGACAATACAAAATTTGCAATTTTTGCCCAGATATACCATAAACTTTCAGGAAAGAGTATTCCGGCATCCGGCACATCCTTCAAGACTGTCTTTGAGATGCTCTGCAAAATAATCCTGGACAGAAATATTGTCCTTTTAGTCTGCCTTGATGATGCAAATTATCTCCTTTATGAAAAAGAGATCAACAAAATTCTCTACACACTTCTCCGCGCCCATGAAGCTGTTAAAGGGGTAAGAATAGGAATAATTACTGTAATCTCAGATATGGACATCAACCTGATGGAAGAAGTTGACATGAGAGTCTCATCCGTCTTCAGACCTGATGAGATCTATTTTCCGCCATACACCAGTGATGAAATGAAAGAGATTCTCCTTCAGAGAGTTTACCAGGGATTTTATCCCAATGTTATCAAATCTGCTGTTATTGACATTGTTGTGGAACAGACGATGAAAGCCGGAGATCTCAGGGTTGGAATTGACCTCTTAAAGAGAGCGGGTATTAATGCGGAGATGGATGCCAGAAAGACAATTGAGATCGACGACATATGCCGCGCATATGAGGTCTCAAAGAATATTCATCTGAAAAATACCTTAAAGACGCTGAAGATTGATGAAATGGATCTGCTAAAGATGATCTCAGATCTGGCAGGCGAAAATAATGAGATCACCTCCTCAGATTTATTCATCACAGTAAAGGAGAAACTGAAGATGGGTTATACCAGATTTACCGAAACAGTAAAAAAACTGGACTCACTCAGAATAATCAATATTAATTATAAAGGTATCAGGGGAAGGTCAAGAATTATCACTCTGAGATACGAGCCGGACCAGATAAAAGAGAATCTCCGGAAATGA
- the mch gene encoding methenyltetrahydromethanopterin cyclohydrolase — MISVNELALDIFEGLAEFPEDYNVEFHQLNNGARFVDCGVNTKGGYSAGRIFTEICMGGLGEVTFRNGQINGVPMPFIDVNTDFPSISCLGAQKAGWTVKSGKFFAMGSGPARALSLMPKHTYEVIEYEDESDYAVICLESDTLPDEAVMEHIAEKCGVDVTNVCALVAPTASIVGSIQVAGRCVETAIYKLNELGFDTKKIESAMGTAPIPPVKKDSTRAMGCTNDATIYHGQIYLTMRAPEITDYLEKIPSNKSSSYGEPFYDTFKKANFDFYQIDTSLFSPAEVIINELTEGETYRVGAVNPEVTLKSFGLL, encoded by the coding sequence TTGATTAGTGTAAATGAACTTGCTCTGGACATATTTGAGGGACTCGCAGAGTTTCCGGAAGATTATAACGTTGAATTCCACCAGCTGAACAACGGCGCACGATTTGTTGACTGTGGAGTAAATACAAAAGGCGGTTACTCAGCAGGGAGAATTTTTACAGAGATCTGCATGGGCGGACTTGGAGAGGTAACTTTCCGCAATGGACAGATTAACGGCGTACCAATGCCGTTTATTGACGTAAACACAGATTTCCCTTCAATTTCATGCCTTGGCGCACAGAAGGCAGGGTGGACAGTAAAGTCCGGAAAATTCTTCGCAATGGGAAGCGGCCCGGCACGTGCACTTTCACTTATGCCAAAGCACACATATGAAGTCATTGAATATGAGGACGAATCAGATTATGCAGTAATATGCCTTGAATCAGACACACTCCCGGACGAAGCAGTAATGGAGCATATTGCAGAGAAATGCGGTGTTGACGTTACAAATGTATGCGCACTTGTTGCACCTACTGCATCCATCGTTGGTTCCATTCAGGTCGCAGGACGCTGTGTTGAGACCGCAATCTACAAACTCAATGAACTTGGGTTTGACACAAAGAAGATCGAGTCTGCAATGGGCACTGCACCAATTCCACCAGTCAAGAAGGATTCAACAAGGGCAATGGGATGCACCAATGATGCAACCATCTACCACGGCCAGATCTATCTTACCATGAGAGCACCTGAAATCACTGACTATCTCGAAAAGATTCCATCCAACAAGTCTTCGTCATACGGTGAACCATTCTATGACACATTCAAGAAGGCAAACTTTGACTTCTACCAGATTGATACATCCCTCTTCTCACCGGCAGAGGTTATCATCAATGAGCTTACCGAAGGGGAGACATACCGCGTGGGTGCAGTCAATCCTGAAGTCACATTAAAGTCCTTTGGACTTTTATAA
- a CDS encoding helix-turn-helix domain-containing protein yields the protein MFFQHFGACRFIYNWGLENKIRTYETDGKSISRFALQKMLPDLKSEHDWMKDVNSQSIQSALLNLENAFTRFFREKKGFPKFKSRKNPVQSFSVPQHYIVNFDTHKIKLPKIGWVKTKLHRKYEGARKNCNSISHLNGQIFY from the coding sequence ATGTTCTTTCAGCATTTCGGTGCCTGTAGGTTTATCTACAATTGGGGTCTGGAAAATAAGATCCGAACTTATGAAACAGATGGAAAATCAATATCGAGATTTGCATTACAAAAAATGCTACCTGATTTGAAATCAGAGCATGATTGGATGAAAGATGTTAATTCGCAATCAATACAGAGTGCATTGTTAAATCTTGAGAATGCATTTACTCGTTTCTTCCGGGAAAAGAAAGGATTTCCAAAATTCAAATCCCGAAAAAATCCAGTGCAGTCATTTTCAGTTCCACAACATTATATTGTGAATTTTGATACTCATAAAATTAAATTACCTAAAATTGGATGGGTTAAAACAAAATTACACAGGAAATATGAAGGAGCCCGGAAAAACTGCAACAGTATCAGTCACCTCAACGGGCAAATTTTTTATTAG
- a CDS encoding transposase: MKEPGKTATVSVTSTGKFFISILIDDGQEQPPAQCFDVNTTVGVDVGIKDFAILSNGEKIENPRYLKQSILRMKVLQKRLSRKQKGSNNRNKAKNAVAKIHEKIHNQRSDFQHKLSFRLVCENQAIALETLNVEGMLKNHKLAQHIADASWSSFVTQLEYKAQKQGKTILRIGQFEPSTKICSECGYYNRDLTLSDRDWICLDCGIHHDRDINAAINIRKFALDRQNLIGI; this comes from the coding sequence ATGAAGGAGCCCGGAAAAACTGCAACAGTATCAGTCACCTCAACGGGCAAATTTTTTATTAGTATTTTGATAGATGATGGGCAGGAGCAACCTCCTGCACAATGTTTTGATGTAAATACAACTGTGGGTGTTGATGTAGGTATCAAAGATTTTGCAATACTTTCCAATGGGGAAAAGATTGAGAATCCCCGATATTTGAAACAGTCAATTCTCCGAATGAAAGTGTTGCAAAAACGATTGAGTAGAAAACAAAAAGGTTCTAACAACAGAAATAAAGCAAAAAATGCAGTAGCAAAAATTCATGAAAAAATTCACAATCAAAGAAGCGATTTCCAGCACAAACTCTCTTTTAGATTAGTATGCGAGAACCAAGCAATTGCTCTGGAAACTTTGAATGTTGAAGGGATGCTAAAAAATCATAAACTGGCACAACATATTGCTGATGCATCATGGAGTTCATTTGTTACTCAATTGGAATATAAAGCACAAAAACAAGGTAAAACTATCTTACGGATTGGACAATTTGAACCATCTACAAAAATCTGTAGTGAATGTGGATATTACAACCGTGACTTGACTTTATCTGATAGAGACTGGATTTGTCTGGATTGTGGGATACATCATGACCGGGATATTAATGCCGCAATAAATATCAGGAAATTTGCTTTAGATAGACAGAATCTAATTGGAATATAA
- a CDS encoding tetratricopeptide repeat protein — MKVKTILIIIAVIAFACIVIPPAISENTELRSGIGNALAGNLIEQNKYDLAVMTTDWVLEADSSNIEAREMKVDALCGLEEYESASEMQKFIIADKGALADKSDLYKLAELSAKSGDLAECVEAYEMVVDMYDFSSMGADTVEGEDETSYHEKAAVLVKLQRYDEAIACYNSVLEINPSSSKAWIGLGDAYLYKSLYDKGQLKDMYKELGKVPSERDSVKRIDFSSFESHRRAVEAYQKAVEIDPLVYPAVAAKIMGSYEKSISSYQDILENL; from the coding sequence ATGAAAGTCAAGACCATCTTAATTATAATTGCCGTAATTGCGTTTGCCTGCATTGTAATTCCGCCTGCAATCTCTGAAAATACTGAACTGAGATCGGGGATTGGAAATGCACTTGCGGGAAATCTGATTGAGCAGAATAAGTATGATCTTGCGGTTATGACAACAGACTGGGTTTTGGAAGCGGATTCGTCAAATATTGAGGCACGTGAGATGAAGGTTGATGCACTCTGCGGCCTTGAAGAGTACGAGTCGGCATCAGAGATGCAGAAATTTATTATTGCAGACAAAGGAGCCCTGGCAGATAAGAGCGATCTGTACAAACTTGCTGAATTAAGTGCAAAGTCGGGGGATCTTGCTGAATGTGTGGAAGCCTATGAGATGGTTGTTGATATGTATGATTTCTCATCTATGGGTGCGGACACAGTCGAAGGAGAAGATGAGACCTCCTACCATGAGAAAGCAGCAGTGCTTGTAAAGCTTCAGAGGTATGATGAGGCAATTGCCTGCTATAATTCAGTACTTGAGATCAATCCTTCCAGCTCAAAGGCCTGGATCGGCCTTGGGGATGCCTATCTCTACAAGTCCCTCTATGATAAGGGCCAGCTCAAGGATATGTATAAGGAGCTTGGTAAGGTTCCGTCAGAGAGGGATTCGGTAAAGAGAATAGATTTCTCCTCTTTTGAGTCGCACAGAAGGGCGGTTGAGGCATATCAGAAGGCTGTTGAGATTGATCCCCTTGTATATCCGGCGGTTGCTGCCAAAATTATGGGCAGTTATGAGAAGAGTATCAGCAGTTACCAGGACATCCTGGAAAATCTCTGA
- a CDS encoding OB-fold nucleic acid binding domain-containing protein, giving the protein MLFEREEKTALIILAAVIIVLFLAQFAISGYDKSEFAEIYSNESETGNLVILKGEINTIDRTKSGGHIILDVSGVKVFIPGGEEYNLSVQKNDIAEITGTVDLYNGEREIVVDKREDIRITKKKG; this is encoded by the coding sequence ATGTTATTTGAGAGAGAAGAGAAGACAGCCCTTATAATTCTTGCCGCAGTGATCATTGTCCTTTTTTTGGCACAGTTTGCCATCTCAGGTTATGACAAGTCAGAATTTGCAGAAATTTATTCAAATGAATCAGAAACAGGCAATTTGGTAATTCTAAAGGGTGAAATTAACACAATAGACAGGACAAAATCCGGCGGGCATATAATCCTCGATGTGTCCGGTGTAAAAGTATTCATTCCGGGAGGAGAGGAATACAATCTCTCAGTTCAGAAGAATGATATTGCTGAGATAACAGGAACTGTCGATCTTTATAACGGGGAAAGGGAGATAGTTGTGGATAAGAGAGAAGACATCAGAATAACGAAGAAAAAAGGCTGA
- a CDS encoding SLC13 family permease: MKKRLGRYLGVIVFLLILIFPVDPAVFPVLAKYVAAATTLMVIWWVTEAIPIQATALVPIVLFPLLGVLTPAEACAPYADKIIFLFMGGFIIAMSMQRWGLHERIALHIISKVGSSPKMLVLGFMLATGFLSMWISNTATAMMMVPIAVAIIATILPKSDLSLEEMSETQRDFSECLVISIAYAATIGGLATIIGTPPNGIFVAQLDAIFPDAPSIDFFTWMKFAFPMACVLMPLAWLWLVYGPYRKMPDKISSGKDLIQDKLKGLGNMSAGERWTLIIFVSTAIAWIMRTEKHIGDIVIPGISTYLPFVGDSTIAIAGALMLFLLPVNLEEGIFTMNWEWAKKIPWGILILFGGGICLSKAFIKSGLAGVIMEHMTFLHGLHIIIAILVVGLIVSLLTEVTSNTAMASVMMPIMAVTAVSMGVHPYYLMLSAAFACSMAFMLPVATPPNAVAYGSGYVTMRDMMRTGWILNLIGIFVMTIFMLTVITWVLGLTPEIPVWGLEPVTGV; the protein is encoded by the coding sequence ATGAAAAAGAGATTGGGTCGGTATCTTGGGGTAATAGTTTTTCTTCTTATACTTATATTCCCCGTTGACCCTGCTGTCTTTCCGGTACTGGCAAAATATGTTGCCGCCGCCACGACACTGATGGTGATATGGTGGGTGACTGAGGCCATACCAATTCAGGCGACTGCCCTGGTCCCGATAGTGCTTTTTCCTCTTCTTGGAGTTTTAACCCCGGCAGAGGCCTGTGCACCCTATGCAGACAAGATAATATTTCTCTTTATGGGCGGTTTTATCATTGCAATGTCGATGCAGAGGTGGGGTCTTCACGAGCGGATTGCACTTCATATAATAAGTAAGGTGGGCAGCTCACCAAAGATGCTTGTTCTTGGTTTTATGCTTGCAACCGGTTTTTTGTCAATGTGGATCTCAAATACTGCCACTGCGATGATGATGGTGCCGATTGCAGTTGCAATTATCGCGACTATACTTCCTAAGTCAGATTTGAGCCTTGAGGAGATGAGTGAGACACAGAGGGATTTTTCAGAATGCCTTGTGATCTCAATTGCATATGCGGCAACGATCGGCGGGCTTGCAACTATTATCGGAACCCCGCCAAACGGGATATTTGTTGCGCAGCTCGATGCAATATTCCCTGATGCACCTTCGATTGATTTCTTCACCTGGATGAAGTTTGCATTCCCGATGGCATGTGTGCTGATGCCCCTGGCATGGCTGTGGCTGGTATATGGGCCGTACAGGAAAATGCCTGATAAAATTTCGTCCGGGAAAGACCTTATTCAGGATAAGTTAAAGGGCCTTGGTAATATGAGTGCGGGTGAGAGATGGACGCTTATTATTTTTGTCTCTACAGCCATTGCCTGGATTATGAGAACTGAGAAGCATATTGGGGATATTGTAATTCCGGGTATTAGCACATATCTTCCATTTGTGGGTGATTCCACAATTGCTATAGCCGGTGCACTAATGCTCTTCCTTCTGCCGGTTAACCTTGAAGAGGGTATATTTACGATGAACTGGGAGTGGGCAAAGAAGATCCCATGGGGCATTCTTATTCTCTTTGGAGGGGGTATATGCCTCTCAAAGGCCTTTATTAAGAGCGGACTTGCCGGAGTTATTATGGAGCATATGACATTCCTTCACGGACTGCATATAATTATTGCAATTCTGGTTGTTGGTTTAATCGTCTCGCTGCTGACTGAAGTCACATCCAACACTGCAATGGCATCAGTTATGATGCCGATAATGGCAGTTACTGCGGTCAGTATGGGTGTTCATCCGTACTATCTTATGCTTTCCGCTGCATTTGCATGTTCAATGGCATTTATGCTGCCCGTTGCAACCCCTCCGAATGCTGTGGCATACGGTTCAGGTTATGTGACAATGCGTGATATGATGAGAACCGGATGGATACTGAATCTGATCGGTATTTTTGTTATGACTATCTTCATGCTCACTGTGATCACATGGGTGCTGGGCCTTACTCCGGAGATTCCTGTCTGGGGGCTTGAACCTGTGACCGGTGTCTGA
- a CDS encoding class I SAM-dependent methyltransferase has protein sequence MNFEEIVNISQGPLAVMNPVNPEKILKLCTLAGISEDSFVLDAGCGNGTVIASISAAFSARCSGIEIREEGYSNALLAIKDAGLEDLINIYLADASEYKPEPDEEYDLAIALGSSQIWGGIEETVSGLNSIIKEDGKVIIGERYWKCSSPSPEFSREWPEILTEYEILQICRENGYEIQAVIHSSESEWDDYESAIWGNCLRWLSDNPGHPDVDEVKSYFSRIQEEYLAYAREYIGWAMYLLTPAQRNEE, from the coding sequence ATGAATTTTGAAGAAATTGTAAATATATCGCAGGGTCCGCTCGCAGTAATGAACCCTGTGAATCCCGAAAAAATACTGAAATTGTGTACACTTGCAGGTATATCAGAAGATTCCTTTGTACTTGATGCAGGATGCGGAAACGGTACAGTAATTGCATCAATATCAGCTGCATTCAGTGCCAGGTGCTCAGGTATAGAGATCCGTGAGGAAGGATATTCAAATGCTCTTTTAGCAATAAAAGATGCAGGACTTGAAGATCTCATAAATATTTACCTTGCAGATGCATCAGAGTACAAACCTGAGCCGGACGAAGAGTACGATCTTGCCATAGCCCTTGGCAGTTCACAGATCTGGGGCGGTATTGAAGAGACAGTCTCCGGACTTAACAGTATCATAAAAGAAGACGGCAAAGTAATAATCGGAGAAAGATACTGGAAGTGCAGCTCCCCCTCTCCGGAATTCTCAAGGGAATGGCCTGAAATACTTACTGAGTATGAAATTCTTCAGATATGCAGAGAGAACGGATATGAAATACAGGCAGTTATACATTCATCTGAGAGTGAATGGGATGACTATGAATCCGCCATATGGGGCAACTGCCTGAGATGGCTGTCAGATAATCCCGGACATCCCGATGTCGATGAGGTAAAATCCTATTTCAGCAGAATACAGGAGGAATATCTGGCATATGCACGGGAATATATAGGCTGGGCCATGTATCTCCTGACTCCGGCACAGAGAAATGAAGAATAA
- a CDS encoding MBL fold metallo-hydrolase, protein MKNKYKGEILNRYSFVSQIREGPKSLRIAAEIITELNGNINRIHYDQHIDPNTAFFEVTCSEDEYEQIRKNLSDIAYLRTSIKSLPYLCFDVKLPHRSGALLEFLEQTGSERAMIGSIDFDDSGSIPDRVTVSMNLEDTERTEILLNKLKALYPIEILEYSETGDELDRTVFYVRFAHEIRQYLADDSDELLMEFIKDINHNVQELKKHGEDPDKVFENYLRCGEYLNSTSGSGFYADVQEIEIDRDVTLFCFQLPAGGSIFLFDTTDEIVMIDTGYGIYAEDARKMFAFYGLDIQNKLKYIITTHADADHCGAGGAYNVPAYMHPATLKIIECGNRAWGSKSENRVLERIYTTMIALFSRWNPPESKNIVLYPEGSEKKRSVFDIISVIEIGGIRFEVLAGRGGHQYGQLIIYSDEKGIIFTADTLMNFSSLSEERKRYNSIADFLITSVNVDSDLAKIERKAISEIADDYYKRTEERCIICGGHGAVSYPDENGRLKTYDKTEHYTHSV, encoded by the coding sequence ATGAAGAATAAATATAAAGGTGAAATTTTGAACCGCTACTCATTTGTATCCCAGATCAGGGAGGGACCAAAATCACTGAGAATTGCCGCAGAGATCATCACCGAACTCAACGGAAACATAAACAGAATCCATTATGACCAGCATATTGATCCAAATACCGCCTTCTTTGAAGTTACATGCTCTGAAGATGAATATGAACAGATAAGGAAGAACCTATCTGATATAGCTTACCTGCGGACATCAATAAAAAGCCTGCCCTATTTATGCTTTGATGTCAAACTGCCGCACAGAAGCGGAGCGCTGCTCGAATTCCTGGAGCAGACCGGCAGTGAAAGAGCAATGATTGGATCTATTGACTTTGATGACTCCGGAAGCATTCCTGACAGGGTAACCGTCAGCATGAACCTTGAGGACACAGAAAGGACAGAAATTCTTCTGAATAAACTTAAGGCCCTATACCCGATTGAAATTCTTGAGTACAGTGAAACAGGGGATGAGCTTGACAGAACAGTCTTTTATGTCAGATTTGCCCATGAAATAAGACAGTATCTTGCAGATGATTCAGATGAACTCCTTATGGAATTCATAAAAGATATCAATCACAATGTTCAGGAGTTAAAAAAACATGGTGAAGATCCAGACAAAGTCTTTGAAAATTACCTCAGATGTGGGGAATACTTAAACTCAACCTCCGGATCAGGTTTTTATGCAGACGTTCAGGAGATTGAGATAGACAGGGATGTAACCCTCTTCTGTTTCCAGCTTCCGGCAGGTGGCAGTATATTCCTCTTCGACACTACAGATGAGATCGTCATGATAGATACAGGATATGGAATATATGCCGAAGATGCCAGGAAGATGTTTGCATTTTACGGCCTTGACATACAAAATAAACTGAAGTACATAATCACAACTCATGCAGATGCAGATCACTGTGGCGCAGGTGGAGCATATAACGTACCGGCATATATGCATCCGGCAACTCTGAAAATAATTGAATGCGGCAACAGGGCATGGGGATCAAAGAGTGAGAACCGGGTGCTTGAACGAATCTACACCACAATGATTGCCCTCTTCTCAAGATGGAACCCTCCGGAGAGTAAGAATATTGTACTCTATCCGGAAGGTTCAGAGAAGAAGAGATCTGTCTTTGATATCATCTCAGTCATTGAAATAGGAGGAATCAGATTTGAAGTGCTTGCGGGCAGGGGAGGACATCAGTACGGCCAGCTGATAATATATTCAGATGAAAAAGGAATCATCTTCACCGCCGATACCCTCATGAACTTCTCAAGTCTGTCAGAAGAGAGAAAGAGATACAATTCAATTGCCGACTTCCTGATAACCTCAGTCAATGTTGATAGTGATCTCGCGAAAATTGAGAGAAAAGCAATCTCTGAGATAGCTGATGATTACTATAAAAGAACAGAAGAGAGATGCATCATATGCGGAGGGCACGGCGCAGTATCATATCCGGATGAAAACGGACGCCTGAAGACATATGATAAAACTGAGCATTATACACACAGTGTATAA
- a CDS encoding PAS domain S-box protein has protein sequence MSEVPFQKEIIIPENNGGMLSKTSNKVFLYFILLGVLFWTADSFFQYYFFSSNLHFMINEVPESVVDSMLFTASAYSIFVRLIFLIFCIIGGFLISLHIKRREAAEDDLRHSEEKFRSLAESSQDLILLTSGGRDVEYINPAVKKILGYSPEDVIGRDFLSFVSPESGNKIIDVVNNIHRVKGRTFLLRINRSDDTEALIEFSLSSIDDGGGNSDAVQYVGRDLSEWIEAKKQYEEALIQIENNLNQFAILNDEIRNPLAIIVGTADFLGHEESEIILGQAGIIDGLVADLDRKWLESSKIREFLIKHYNFSFERINLKDE, from the coding sequence ATGAGTGAAGTGCCGTTTCAGAAAGAGATTATAATTCCGGAAAATAATGGGGGTATGCTCTCTAAAACCTCTAATAAGGTATTTTTATATTTTATTCTCCTGGGAGTTTTATTCTGGACTGCGGACAGTTTTTTTCAGTATTACTTCTTTTCGTCAAATCTTCATTTCATGATAAATGAAGTTCCGGAATCTGTAGTGGATTCAATGCTCTTCACTGCATCGGCATACAGTATATTTGTGAGGCTTATTTTTCTTATCTTCTGTATAATCGGCGGATTTCTGATTTCCCTCCATATTAAAAGAAGAGAAGCTGCTGAAGATGATCTGAGGCATAGTGAGGAGAAGTTCAGAAGCCTTGCAGAGAGCAGCCAGGATCTTATTCTGCTTACATCAGGCGGGCGTGATGTTGAATATATCAACCCTGCGGTGAAAAAAATTCTCGGATATTCTCCGGAAGATGTTATAGGGAGAGATTTTTTATCTTTTGTCTCGCCTGAATCCGGCAATAAAATAATAGATGTTGTGAATAATATTCACAGAGTGAAGGGCAGGACCTTCCTTCTGCGGATTAACAGATCTGATGATACAGAGGCATTGATTGAATTCAGTCTGTCGTCTATTGATGATGGTGGAGGGAATTCAGATGCAGTCCAGTATGTGGGCAGGGACCTCTCAGAGTGGATCGAAGCAAAAAAGCAGTATGAAGAAGCCCTTATACAGATAGAAAATAATCTGAATCAGTTTGCAATACTTAATGATGAGATAAGAAATCCTCTGGCAATTATTGTAGGTACTGCGGATTTTTTGGGTCATGAAGAGTCGGAGATTATTCTCGGACAGGCTGGCATTATTGACGGTCTTGTAGCAGACCTTGACAGAAAATGGCTTGAATCATCCAAGATAAGGGAATTTCTGATAAAACATTATAATTTCAGTTTTGAGAGGATAAATCTGAAAGATGAATAG